One region of Rhodocaloribacter litoris genomic DNA includes:
- a CDS encoding calcium/sodium antiporter: MLLTLLTLLGGLILLVLGAEGLVRGSVGLALRLGLSALVIGLTVVAFGTSSPELVVSVRAAMAGESALALGNIVGSNIANIALILGLSALIRPIQVQLQVIRREIPVMIAVTLLLGALLLDGVIGRLDGLVLVLGIVAYTGVAYRLARREAAATAFDEAIAPAARPLWASVTLVLAGLGGLLLGAQLLVRGAVTLAEALGISRAVIGLTVVAVGTSLPELATSVVAAFKREGDVSIGNVVGSNIFNILCILGVAALVHPVEAGALRTTDFLVMLALSVLVLPLMHTGFRLNRWEGALLLAGYVAYLTTMWP; the protein is encoded by the coding sequence ATGCTGCTGACCCTGCTTACCCTCCTGGGCGGCCTGATCCTGCTCGTGCTCGGTGCCGAAGGGCTGGTGCGCGGCAGCGTCGGCCTGGCGCTGCGCCTGGGGCTTTCCGCCCTGGTCATCGGCCTGACGGTGGTGGCTTTCGGGACCAGCAGCCCGGAACTCGTCGTCAGCGTGCGGGCCGCCATGGCGGGCGAAAGCGCCCTGGCCCTGGGCAACATCGTCGGTTCCAACATTGCCAACATCGCCCTGATCCTGGGGCTCTCGGCCCTCATTCGCCCGATCCAGGTTCAGCTGCAGGTGATCCGGCGCGAGATCCCCGTCATGATCGCCGTGACGCTGCTGCTGGGCGCCCTCCTGCTCGACGGGGTCATCGGGCGGCTCGACGGCCTGGTGCTGGTGCTGGGCATCGTCGCCTACACCGGCGTGGCCTACCGGCTGGCCCGGCGTGAAGCAGCCGCAACGGCCTTCGACGAGGCCATCGCGCCGGCGGCCCGGCCTCTCTGGGCGAGCGTGACGCTGGTCCTGGCCGGACTGGGCGGCCTGCTCCTCGGGGCGCAGCTCCTCGTCCGGGGCGCCGTCACGCTTGCCGAGGCCCTGGGCATCAGCCGGGCCGTCATCGGGCTGACGGTGGTGGCCGTCGGCACGAGCCTGCCGGAGCTGGCCACCTCGGTCGTAGCCGCCTTCAAAAGAGAAGGAGACGTGTCGATCGGCAACGTCGTCGGGTCGAACATCTTCAACATCCTGTGCATCCTCGGCGTGGCGGCGCTCGTCCACCCCGTCGAGGCCGGTGCGTTGCGTACGACCGACTTCCTCGTGATGCTGGCGCTCAGCGTGCTCGTGCTCCCGCTGATGCATACCGGCTTCCGCCTCAACCGCTGGGAAGGCGCGCTCCTGCTCGCCGGCTACGTCGCCTATCTGACCACGATGTGGCCCTGA